In one window of Oryzias melastigma strain HK-1 linkage group LG5, ASM292280v2, whole genome shotgun sequence DNA:
- the rbm5 gene encoding RNA-binding protein 5, protein MGADKRIGRTERSGRYGSEQSRDESDWRDRRERDQDRDHNMRRWSEERRFERYEGDRRGTRDSPEQRERKRRNSDRSEDGYHSDGDYPDQDYRREPGEDKKSKTIMLGGLAPHVTEEDIRFAIDQLEGPQPVDVRLMKKRTGISRGFAFVDFYLLQDATRWMETNQKRLVIQGKVVDMHYSHPRNKYEDWLCSTCGLYNFRRRLKCFRCGAAKSESEVANNTAVSETQPSGDFYGDTIILRNIAPLTSVEAILTALAPYANLSTSNIRLIKDKQTGQNRGFAFVQLSSPLEASQLLTILQGLQPPLKLDGKTIGVDFAKSARKDLLLPDGNRVSAFSVASTAIAAAQWSSTQPQQSSDGMSEYAYLQEGYTPMSQDYQTYYHQGAGTTTSQGNGLLGAAPGVKILPAAVGVVLSQSPQVYQPHIIAQPAVQALPLAQQLDVKPQIPHLPTIESAAVSAAAAAAAAAGNAASTLPATGQAAETNNSVPDISTYQYDESSGYYYDPHTGLYYDPNSHYYYNVQTQQYLYWDTEKQTYMPAPANASTELNDKTADGSAASGSKDAKEKKEKPKSKTAQQIAKDMERWAKSLNKQKENFKSSFQPISQEERKEAAAADAGYTLFEKKQVGLDRLIQEASRMTEEEAPTSLAGGSKCGLVAAYTGDSDPEEGGADPDGEGGQDKLTDWKKLACLLCRRQFPNKESLVRHQQLSDLHKKNLEVLRRSKMSEAELEELERKESEQKYRDRAAERREKYGIPEPPVAKKKKFNQPAPPVNYEQPTKDGLSSDNIGNKMLQAMGWKEGKGLGRNQQGITAPIEAKLRTKGAGLGTKGTNYTLSPSDTYKDAVRKAMFARFTELE, encoded by the exons GATTGGCCGTACAGAACGTAGCGGCAGATACGGGTCAGAACAGTCCCGCGATGAGTCCGACTGGCGCGACAGACGTGAGCGAGACCAGGATCGCGATCACAACATGCGCCGCTGGAGCGAAGAGAGGCGCTTTGAACGTTATGAAGGAGACCGCAGAGGCACGAGGGACAGTCCAGAG caaAGAGAAAGAAAACGTCGCAACAGCGATAGATCAGAGGATGGCTATCACTCCGATGGTGATTATCCAGATCAGGACTACAGAAGAGAACCAGGAGAGGACAAGAAGAGCAAGACCATCATGTTGGGAGGTCTCGCTCCTCATGTGACTGAAGAGGAT ATCCGCTTTGCCATAGATCAGCTCGAAGGACCGCAGCCAGTTGATGTCAGGCTGATGAAAAAGAGAACAG GTATAAGCCGTGGTTTCGCCTTCGTGGACTTTTATCTCTTGCAAGATGCTACCAGATGGATGGAGACCAATCAG AAACGTCTGGTCATCCAAGGGAAAGTGGTCGACATGCATTACAGTCACCCTAGAAACAAATATGAAGACTGGCTGTGCAGCACG TGTGGCTTGTACAATTTCCGGAGGCGGCTGAAGTGCTTCAGGTGTGGCGCGGCCAAATCTG AAAGTGAAGTGGCCAATAACACGGCAGTGTCTGAAACCCAACCTAGTGGGGATTTCTATGGAGACA CCATTATCCTGAGAAATATTGCTCCTCTGACCTCGGTGGAAGCCATCCTGACAGCGTTAGCCCCGTATGCTAATCTGTCAACCAGCAACATTCGCCTCATCAAAGACAAGCAGACCGGCCAGAACAGAGGCTTTGCCTTCGTGCAGTTGTCGTCCCCTCTG gaGGCTTCCCAGCTGCTGACCATCCTACAGGGGCTGCAGCCTCCTCTGAAACTAGACGGGAAAACCATCGGGGTGGATTTTGCAAAGAGTGCTAGAAA AGACCTGCTCCTGCCTGATGGGAATCGTGTCAGTGCCTTTTCTGTGGCGAGTACAGCGATTGCTGCAGCCCAGTGGTCTTCCACTCAG CCTCAGCAGAGCTCAGACGGGATGTCGGAGTACGCATATTTGCAGGAAGGCTACACTCCGATGTCACAG GATTACCAGACGTACTATCACCAGGGAGCAGGAACCACCACCTCGCAGGGAAACGGACTCCTAGGAG CTGCTCCAGGAGTGAAGATTCTTCCAGCTGCAGTTGGAGTTGTTCTATCACAGAGTCCTCAAGTCTACCAGCCGCATATAATCGCACAGCCTGCTGTGCAG GCACTACCACTCGCCCAACAGCTGGATGTAAAACCCCAAATACCACATCTCCCAACCATTGAATCTGCAGCTGTgtcggctgctgctgctgctgctgctgctgctggaaatGCTGCCAGTACTTTACCAGCTACTGGACAGGCTGCAGAAACCAACAACT CGGTTCCTGACATTTCCACCTATCAGTACGACGAGTCGTCCGGATATTACTACGACCCTCACACGGGCCTCTACTACGACCCAAACTCACAT TATTACTACAACGTCCAGACGCAGCAGTACCTCTACTGGGACACTGAGAAGCAGACGTACATGCCGGCTCCCGCCAACGCCAGCACGGAACTCAACGATAAAACGGCCGACGGCTCCGCGGCGAGCGGCAGCAAGGACGCCAAAGAGAAGAAGGAGAAGCCAAAGAGCAAAACTGCTCAGCAG ATTGCTAAAGACATGGAGCGATGGGCTAAAAGTCTAAACAAGCAGAAGGAGAACTTCAAGAGCAGCTTCCAGCCCATCAGTCaagaggagaggaaggaggcggctgctgctgatgctggaTACACACTGTTTGAGAAGAAG CAGGTGGGGCTCGACCGACTCATCCAAGAGGCATCGAGGATGACTGAAGAGGAGGCCCCCACGAGCCTCGCCGGGGGCTCTAAG TGCGGCCTCGTGGCAGCTTACACCGGAGACAGCGACCCTGAAGAGGGAGGAGCCGACCCCGATGGGGAGGGAGGCCAGGACAAGCTCACAGACTGGAAGAAGTTGGCTTGTTTGCTCTGCAGGAGGCAGTTTCCAAATAAAGAGAGTTTAGTTCGACATCAGCAGCTCTCTGACCTTCACAAG AAAAACTTGGAAGTTCTTCGCAGATCCAAGATGAGTGAAGCAGAGCTGGAAGAGTTGGAGCGAAAAGAGTCTGAG CAAAAGTACAGAGACCgagcagcagagaggagagaGAAATACGGCATCCCAGAACCTCCAGTGgctaaaaagaagaaattcaaTCAGCCGGCGCCTCCTGT TAACTATGAACAGCCCACCAAAGACGGCCTCAGCAGTGACAACATTGGGAACAAAATGCTGCAGGCTATGGGCTGGAAGGAAGGAAAAGGTCTCGGGCGCAACCAGCAGGGCATCACGGCTCCCATCGAG GCTAAGTTAAGAACAAAAGGAGCCGGACTTGGAACTAAAGGCACCAACTACACGCTCTCTCCTTCAGACACGTACAAAGATGCAGTTAGGAAAGCCATGTTTGCTCGCTTCACTGAGCTGGAGTGA